The Porites lutea chromosome 7, jaPorLute2.1, whole genome shotgun sequence genome includes the window AAGGGCTATTTCCAGAGTCAGTTGAAACAATAGTCACATAGTAAGTGAAACATTGCGTGTAAAATTAGACTGGGCAAATTAAATGTCCCGTCGATTAGGTATCAGCTGAGGACTTTACTAGGAACAGCAACAAGTTGGTCAGGAGCCTAAGACTTCCTCCACAGCAGATAAGGAGATATGCAataacaaagaacaaaacaaaggatcAATCTGTAAATTAAGCACAATTAATGACAGAGTTTTTAAGCTaagaatagttttttttttagtttgttatcAGGAGCATTTTTATAAGGTTTGATTTCATACACTGCCAACCGACCGGATGAAAATGAActccttcaatttttttcatgtaaGGGAAGTCTAGTtgttgtacacaggctagaggGGGTACTTCACATATTGGCCTTTATGGGGAGGCTCCGCGCGAAAGGGGTTCCTTTCTTAGGCTTTAGGTATTGAAAAAAGTAGAAATTTCAGTAGCTgtagtatatgaaagggtaggaaaatgcGTCATTTTGGTcagtaaaaaggcccaaaaggacTAGGCTTACGATCACGCTGTTTATCTTTCCTAGCAAGAAAACATATTTTGCATAGTGAGATCTTGTATCTTCTTTCACCTTTATTGTTACCTCAGATTCGTTGTGAACATTTCCGgtcaactgttttttttttttttaatacatacATTTTGAATTAACAACAGCCTCTGTATAAACATCTACATACGACATTAGAAGATTGATCACTGAATACGCGATTACAATAATTGcataaatgatgataaaaacaaagaaagataaaatcaataaaatcaatacaaaaattaaatgtaaaagCAAGGATATTGTTACCCAAAAGCTAGCTATCGAAGTACTGAATTCTTCCTTAAGGCtgttgtgtttatcaaaaacacTGCTGAATTTCACTGATCCAGTTGCTCGTAATGTTTACATACCGAACGGTTTGAGTTTTAACAGTTGATACGGGTGATTCTTTTAGCGCTTCTAACTCAGTACATAGCTCTCTTAATACACAAGGTTTGTCGGTAAAAGATTCACTTGGAAGAGTTCCCTTATAAATGAGTCTCTCGCATAATATAGGTCATGAAATATACCACTTCCAAAATGTATTCTTGCCATCTTTTACTGTGGCCTTACCATGAGCCCTGTTTACATTCGTATGCTTCCACCGAAGATAGATTGCTAATAGCTTTGAGTCCCTTCGAGCTCCTCGGAATGTACTCTGCTGAAGTCCGCTGACCTATTCTATGCATGCTCTTGTATCTTGCGCACGCGCTGAACACGCCAGAGTGCGAATTGTGCCATAAGGAAAAACCGAGCCCATTCTATAACTGGGCTGTGCTGGGTGTGGGGTAATCACttggcatttttccaacttcCGAATTTTCTCCAAAGACAAATATCAGCTCGTCAAGGTAGAGGGGGACATAGTTTATCATAATCAATCATTAGCAATTGCTTACTGAAACCCTTAATTATGATTCCCTGTGTAACATTGATGTCAAAACCCAGAATGCTCTTAAAAGTTacgtctcgcttgcttggagattagataagaaatgaggaggcgattaattctacaccaAACAGGACTTCCTCGCTGAAAGTTGttcacttcctactttatcgacgatCGAATATTCCTTacaatatttacttttttatatCGTATTCGATCGACGATTTGTTTCCAAATTGATCGAgcacgcgtgtataaatacacgaaactcaagggcctcgattcgggAGGAATTATATCATTACcaactagcaaaaaaaaaaaaaacatgaacatgATGAACATGGCGCTTCATTTGAATGATCGCCTGAAATAGACAGCGTGCTCATcgcaagactcatttgcatacaatgaaagacTACAACACCCGACCTGTCTTTGGTTCACACTGGACACGCAAGACTAACAATGGCAACAATGAAACCCCATTAAACGATCGAGACTCTCATTAACCTATCTGGCCAATATACACAGTTGGCAGACTCAGCTATAAAAAAATGACGCATGATTATTAATTGGAggtatcaatctaatttttttcttttgttttgttttgtttgtttgtttgtttttttttttctcagagagTACATTAAGGTTATTGATGGAAATGGCTTTATTGTTCTCAGTCGCTATGGATACTCGAGTGTCACTCAGAAATCTTTCATGGAAGTTTCTTTTGGGAATTCTGGAAACATCATTGTCCAGATCTACCTACGGTCGAGCTACAGTACCTTCCAGTTACAAGTTGGAATATTAAAACAAGAATCAGGTCAGCCTTTAATCTGCTAAATCATTTAATGTTCCTTCAAACCCTGCTTCACAAGCACACAACGCTATGCACGCTttgcaggaaaacaaaaagtctgggtagtgcttttgatttgTTGAAAGTTTGCTTTTACCCATCAGATGCACTACCCGGAACTGAGTAGTGGCACGTCATAACTACGAAATTCTGCGATCGATCATCAGACGTCATTCTCCTTGGAAACGCCTCgtcctcctcccccccccccccccgaaattATTTTTCCCTCCGCGCTCTTTATAATTAGGAAAATCTAACTAGTGATCTAttgtcaatgctgcgttctTATTGcatgagctactactaggctgtatgttatagcccactagtagcgcaaagcgccggcttttttgcggcaaaaaaggattaaagtctagctttaactagctaaagttgttttgtatCGATATTTGTGACAAACTAGCTGGAatcgaaaaaaaacaaacaaacaaacaacaacaacaacaaaaaacaattattcctctcgccctcatggcctctgagaaAATAGCCCGTTCGGCCTTCGGCctaatgggctattgactcagaacccattcgggctcgaggaataattgttaaataatcaCCGGTATTTAAAACTGCCAAATGTTGTAGGTCACATGCTATTATAATTTgcccttttttgtttgtttttagcgTTTCCATTGGGTAACTGGAGGGTATCCATTGAAACTTCTTCCGCAACAAGCATACGATTCTCCTGGCAAAACTTGCAAACACTCGTTGGTCAACAAGCAAGTCATTACTTTATATTCGTCAAAGACTCATCTGGTAGAGGTCTAAACGAATACATCGTCCCAGGAAACAATACTTCCCATGTGGTATCTGGACTGACAGTGTATAGGGAGTATCGGTTATCTGTCGCTGGTGTTAATTACAGTGGGAATGCCTACAACAGCACAGAGATCACAGCATGGACAGACGAAGGGGGTACGTGCAACATATCCaaagatttgttgttgttgttgttgtttatatcTCTTGTATCACAGGTGTATGCAAACAAATTCTCAGTATGTGAAGAATGGCCTTGTAATAGAAACTCCACAGTACCCCAACTggtcaatagggagcttaagcaacaacgacggcgacggcttcGAAAACGTCAATTAAGAAGTGTGTTCGCGTTGCTTAAAACTTTATCGCggttattccatctcgttctcTTCATCAGATGTCGGCGAatttttctgaagttgaattctaaagggcTGTAttaaagttcaagaaaagaaaaagaaggtcattgtcttgtgttcacgtcctccgcaaaaagtgaaattaagcagttttacgtcgtagtcatgcaacgacggtaaagaaatgtaaaaaaagcgtgatacacgtgcaaagttgttgtttttccaacCTAACCCTATTGCTTCTTTGCCGtcctcgttgctgtcgccgtcgttgttgcttaagctccctaatatctaTGACCAACGGAACGGTCTGGGTTCAATTTCTCCGTCGGTACGTTTGTAGGTCCACAGAATCAAAGTTTTTTAATCagcatctttgtttttgtggtGGTTATTGCCCTGTTCTTACTAGTGATGTAGCATAAATTAAAGCCGCGACAAtggaccattttacagttgtaggcttagtaccctagccttcgagtgaatgtgaggctaaggttgacattgttttgatacaaaccttttCTGCTTTCTGGCAAATTCTCCTTGAAAAATATTAGTTAGCATCAGAACAACACGATTTACATAAGGAAACGTAAAGGTTGTATCAAAGAAAGGTCAACTCCAGGCTTGCTTCTACATGTAtctataactgtaaaatggcctattccttGATCTGCTCTGACAAAGGCTTAGCAATCGCAATAAGCGGTTGAACGATTAGCTAACCATTGAGGGTGCCAAATTACTTAACATTCTTGTTACTATCACCGTAGGTACACTATGTAACTAACCTAACTAAGTTGtgcttaaaacaacaaaaacaaacaaacaaacaaacaaacaaacaaaaaaatcaaatattaaGATAATAGATTGCAAAACATTAtacattttctgttttcttagTTCCGAGCAGGGCACCGTGGTATATCCGTCTTTCAAACTCACAGCTTACTGAAGTAAAAGTTCAGTGGAATCCACTCTCTCAGCAGTACGCTAATGGACGTCTTCTTGGATACAGAGTCTACTATCGGGAATACACCTATTATTATTACTCATATTATGCAAAGAGTGTTAACACTAGCAGTGCTAATGTTACTATGGTGATATTGAGGGACCTGAGACAGGCCACACGTTATCAAATAGTAGTGACAGCCTTTACTTCAAAAGGTGAAGGACCACGCTCGTCTTGGTATTCAATAACCACAGGTAATGCATTTGTTTGTAGATGACACTGATTGCTATGTCTTTTCTTTTAGAGTGAGTATTTTGGGCAACCCGATATCATCTAATTGCGGGATTGATCAAATCGCCATCAAATCATCTATGAATACATGATAAATGTTTCATCTCAGACGTGTAATAGCAACGTGCAAAATGTTAACAGCAAAAACAttgactatgtatataaattattaaatgtCTGTGATTGTCCCatttattttcacatttttttacgGCGAAAATTTAATTATTCCTAATCGTTAATTcgaagcaaaggaaaaaaggcCATTGTTAATTCTATATTAACTCAAGAATGAGGTGGAATTTCTTCTAACAGCCACTGTTAGTTCTCCTCAACGGGAAGCTTGTTTTGTCCCGTTTTTGtgttgattttttgttttgttttgtttgtttgtctttttctgtctgtttgtttttgttttctttcttctgtcCTGGCGTAAACGTTCACTCAtgtgtttttctgtttacaATCGTCAGCCGCTCTCATTAGCCTATTACCCCTGTCTCTATCCTCAGAGACCTAGGGGCGGTCAGTTGGGTCGGGAGAAAGCTggcaaaagttttcaaaaacgggCGAGAGAGCCCCTGGGATGCAattaaaatgtagaaaaataaAACGCAAAACTGCTTGGAATTATTGTGGCCTATATAATGCTCTTCTTTTAATCTTCCAAAAAGGATGGGACAGCCTTATGTGcttagttttttaaaatatatttatatatatccagctctatttttgatgacgttatCGCCGAATGGACCTTTTGCGTCTCCAAAGTAGCtagtagagacctttagcatcaggcttttcatgggaaaccgcaaaccgcaaatcgcagtttgcagttacgcgtttgcagtttcacgttgccgagatttcaaattttagcaaggcgttcagttcagttcagttcatttttatttagccaaaatataatacaatacaagaatacatataggaattgtaaggttgcaagggagcccagaagaaaccagacggcttatgaagcctgggctTCCCGGTCacaaagaaatattaaaaagtaaaataaaatgaaattcatgGAGTGATATGTTTAAAGTAGGAACTGAGCAGAGAATGAGTTAAGTTACGCATTAGTAAcaggatagaaaaaaaaaaaaaaaacgctggattggaacagaaaaCTTTCCTATGTTAGTAAGGCAGAAAGTAATATAAAATCGATTTAAACCGTgacgcgttcattgtttagtgCCGCCACGTTGTTTTttatcaagtcgaagtgcatcacttttaTCGCCCAAAACACAGAAATAGTTCATTGATTCGAAATCAATAATCCAACAAACGTATCGCAAAAGGATATAAAAAAACTACTTCGtgcctttaaacgcgaggctcccgtacaatttttagtggcaaaaaaccttgccgtaaatctcTTACCGCTGGAAGtccttcctgcggttcaaacgtgaactgcaaactgcaaacgtgaccgcaaggccgtgTTCACGtaacattttgcggtttgcggttttctATGAAAACCCTAATGCTAAAGGTCTCcgttataaaaactaagagtgcaaccattgctttttttcttcttcttcttctcctcctttccttctcctcgctctttctttttgtcctttcCTTTACGTTCGTTACtatgattttggagcttctcgggAATACGAAaactgccttttgacgccttttcagtCAAATGACTACAAATTTCGAAGggtggttttcaaaaaaaaaaaaatatcggcTGGATATatatgtaaaaaattaaaaacataaatcatcatcatcatcatcaacaacaacataatCATCATAATCTGATGATTATCATAGTTATAatcatgataatgataatgataatgatgatgttaAATTAACGCAGTTCCAGAGAGGAAGAAAATGACGGTAAGGCGGTGAAAGGAGCCCATGCAGACCTTTCCTTTTAGGCCGAACAGTCCGACCAATATTTCTAATACCTATTTAACTTCTTGGCATTGGTTATTCCATAGGTTTCAGACGATATATAAATCAATCATTTGGCCAGCTACAATTTGGCCGGAAGGGTTATTATGGTTCTCTGCTGGGCACCTGGTCAATTGGAAATGTAGGAATCAAACAAGCAGTTGCACTTATGTCAATGCAAGATCTCTACCTGTTATCTGATTAGTGAGTCAAACGAAACAATGTCTTCCATAGGGAAATAAATAACtaagatttgtttgtttgtttgcttgtttgttcttttggtctttttttttttttttttgaagtctaAGAGTTGTTCTGCAAAATTTATAGCTTGTAAAGTATGATATCATCGGAAAGGGATACAcaattttactattattattattattgtattactTGTGTACTATGCAAAAGTGTTGAATGATGAATGATGATGGATGGACGGACGGAGGATAATTTAGATAATAAAATGGCTGCTTGCTTGATTGGAAAGGTGTAAGGAAGAAACGACAGTGAGAATTGATAAGTGAAAGGAGGGATAGTAGTTGAGTGCATGGTTGCGGGTTTGATAGCCGTATATACGGGGAAAAGGTAGACTATATAAATGCGAGGAAGAAAAGAGGTTATCATAGAAGAAGataaggaaaaaaatggaaGGAGTGAGGAAAGGATGAGGCAAGAAAGGGAGGAAGAAGTGAAGGagggggaaggaaggaaggaagaaaagaaTAACTGTGTGCTTCAGGGAATAAACGGTGGCTAAGGATGGCTAGGTTACCACTATCAATGACAAGATATGCTTTTTCCACCTTTATTTTGCAGTGGCGAATACATAAAAATAATCCATGGGAGCGGTACAACTGTGTTTACTAGCTATGGATACTCAATGACTCCTACAAAAGCTTTCGCGGAAGTTTCTTTTGGAAACCATGAAAACATCACCGTTCAAATCTATCTATATTCTAGTTACAGTAATGCCAGGCTTCAATTCGGAATTTTACCGCAGGGATTGCAATCGGGTTAGTTTCATCCTCATATAATTTATGTAACTTTAATATTGCGagcttttgtattttgtatCTGAAACAACTACCTGACATAACAGTGTCAACCAAAAAACGTACAAATCTTGACGGCTTACAACGCTTTTTGTCGGGCATTCCACTGAAACCACTGGAGAATATTAACTAACGAATCTTTTTCCTTGCTCATGTCTATTCCTGTAAAAATTCATTCTAATCCTAAATCTATTTTTTTCCAATGGTTACCATGCCAGTTTTCCAGATTTATCTTCATTTATACATATTTTCTTAACTGACATCAGCGTCAATAgtaattgtgaaaaaaaaaaacaacaacaacaaagacaaaaaaaaaaacgaaaaaaaaaaattgtgggtCCACATGCTATTAGTA containing:
- the LOC140944396 gene encoding MAM and fibronectin type III domain-containing protein 1-like, which gives rise to WKWLYCSQSLWILECHSEIFHGSFFWEFWKHHCPDLPTVELQYLPVTSWNIKTRISIRFSWQNLQTLVGQQASHYFIFVKDSSGRGLNEYIVPGNNTSHVVSGLTVYREYRLSVAGVNYSGNAYNSTEITAWTDEGVPSRAPWYIRLSNSQLTEVKVQWNPLSQQYANGRLLGYRVYYREYTYYYYSYYAKSVNTSSANVTMVILRDLRQATRYQIVVTAFTSKGEGPRSSWYSITTGFRRYINQSFGQLQFGRKGYYGSLLGTWSIGNVGIKQAVALMSMQDLYLLSD